The Paraburkholderia hospita genome includes a window with the following:
- a CDS encoding DoxX family protein: MTCTSQLRARVLALRASRVLLAILFVSGGLSNLLAYSSFARGLADLGIPMSHVLAAPAIATDLVGGVLLVLGFRLRLLAPYMALYTIFTGFVAHPFWAFNDPNMQAAMAIQYWKNVAIAGGFLALFAASTTPAHEESDWRTEAVRR; encoded by the coding sequence ATGACATGTACATCCCAGCTTCGTGCGCGAGTCCTTGCACTAAGGGCCTCACGAGTCCTTCTGGCGATCCTGTTTGTTTCGGGTGGGCTGAGCAATCTACTCGCGTATTCCAGTTTCGCAAGAGGCCTCGCGGACTTGGGAATACCTATGTCGCATGTCCTGGCGGCACCAGCGATCGCGACAGACCTCGTCGGTGGTGTGCTTCTGGTTTTGGGCTTCAGATTGCGGCTGCTCGCGCCTTACATGGCGCTGTATACGATTTTTACTGGCTTCGTTGCGCATCCGTTCTGGGCGTTCAATGATCCGAACATGCAAGCCGCGATGGCGATCCAGTACTGGAAAAATGTAGCGATTGCGGGAGGCTTTCTGGCGCTTTTCGCTGCCAGCACGACGCCTGCCCATGAGGAGAGTGACTGGAGAACTGAAGCTGTTCGGCGCTAG
- a CDS encoding methyl-accepting chemotaxis protein, with the protein MQIATMRLKTRIGLCFATLGLLCVMVGMLGIKGIADANARADAFYVQVALPTQYLQNAFRLQSVQAIQLFEAMSIDNVTARKDRFDVIDTLDEPVERQFELFRRSRKPPAVQALVAEFIRNREQLKKGFAEAVRLGRSDNMGKATTVMAEQVRPYALSMGREIDMLSDSLGKAADDARQRDDAAYRQTKELIAGLLILGGVALLVHVWREMRLLGRSLQKLQASLDDTSRTLDLTCQAPVERMDEIGRTALAFNELISRFSEAIRAVIVAMENVGIATRQIAENNAELSIRTVEQAESLEEVAASTTQLAESVRQGADNAMHARQLATSAVRIAEQGDAAVESMVQTIGAINQRSIRISEITGLIEGIAFQTNILALNAAVEAARAGEQGRGFAVVAGEVRALAHRSSSAAREIKELIESSAAIFTQSAKQACHVSGTITEVKDAIDKVSQIVAEIADASVQQKLGIQQVNQALMQMEILTQRYAAVVEQVTAAARSLDEQAAKLDVAICVFAVGDSIRG; encoded by the coding sequence ATGCAGATCGCAACGATGCGGTTGAAGACGCGTATCGGTCTGTGTTTTGCCACACTCGGGCTCTTGTGTGTGATGGTCGGGATGCTGGGAATCAAGGGTATTGCGGATGCGAACGCGAGGGCCGACGCATTTTATGTGCAGGTGGCTCTGCCTACACAATATCTCCAGAATGCCTTTCGTCTCCAGAGTGTTCAGGCGATCCAGCTCTTCGAGGCCATGTCTATCGATAATGTGACGGCCCGGAAGGATCGGTTTGATGTTATTGACACGCTGGACGAGCCGGTGGAACGGCAGTTTGAACTGTTCCGGCGCAGCAGGAAGCCGCCTGCCGTACAAGCGTTGGTCGCCGAATTCATTCGAAACCGCGAACAACTCAAAAAGGGATTTGCTGAAGCAGTGCGCCTGGGGCGCAGCGATAACATGGGGAAAGCCACCACTGTTATGGCTGAACAGGTACGTCCATATGCCCTTTCCATGGGCAGGGAGATCGATATGTTGTCCGATTCGCTTGGAAAAGCGGCGGATGATGCACGCCAGCGGGACGATGCCGCGTACAGGCAGACCAAGGAGCTCATCGCCGGACTGTTAATCCTCGGCGGAGTGGCTCTTTTGGTCCATGTCTGGCGTGAAATGAGGCTGTTGGGACGTAGTCTCCAAAAGCTTCAGGCATCGCTTGACGATACGAGCCGGACGTTGGACCTGACATGTCAAGCTCCCGTTGAAAGAATGGATGAGATCGGTCGTACAGCGCTAGCCTTTAATGAGTTGATTAGCCGCTTTTCGGAGGCGATCCGCGCCGTCATTGTAGCGATGGAAAATGTGGGAATTGCGACCAGGCAGATTGCGGAAAACAACGCAGAACTTTCGATCAGGACGGTCGAGCAGGCGGAATCTCTGGAAGAAGTTGCGGCCAGCACTACGCAACTGGCAGAGTCTGTGAGACAGGGCGCCGATAATGCTATGCATGCCAGACAGCTGGCGACGAGCGCAGTCCGCATCGCTGAACAGGGAGACGCGGCCGTCGAGAGTATGGTTCAGACGATCGGCGCGATCAACCAGAGATCGATACGGATTTCCGAGATCACTGGTCTTATCGAAGGTATCGCCTTCCAGACTAACATCCTTGCTCTCAATGCCGCTGTTGAAGCGGCGCGAGCTGGCGAGCAGGGGCGCGGCTTCGCCGTCGTCGCAGGGGAAGTCCGGGCGCTTGCCCATCGCTCGTCTTCAGCGGCCAGGGAGATCAAAGAGCTGATTGAATCCTCCGCTGCCATTTTTACGCAGAGCGCCAAGCAGGCCTGTCATGTCAGTGGCACGATTACGGAGGTCAAAGACGCTATCGATAAGGTCTCGCAGATCGTGGCCGAGATCGCCGACGCATCTGTGCAGCAGAAGCTCGGAATACAGCAGGTTAATCAGGCGTTGATGCAGATGGAAATACTGACACAGCGGTACGCGGCGGTAGTCGAACAGGTGACGGCGGCTGCTCGATCACTCGATGAGCAGGCCGCGAAACTGGACGTAGCCATCTGTGTCTTTGCAGTGGGGGATTCAATACGCGGATGA
- a CDS encoding maleylacetate reductase: MQQFTFQSSFPRVVFESGAIRHLEREVELLGASKALVLSTPDQAHYAEMVADRLGSRCAGIFANAVMHVPIEVARAARDEARRLGADCAIAIGGGSTTGLGKAIALESALPILAIPTTYAGSEMTPIYGITDAGLKKTGRDIRVLPRAVLYDPELTTTLPFAMSVTSGINAIAHAAEGLYAQDTNPIMDLLAIEGISALAKGLPKLKTNLEDREGRSGCLYGAWLCGTVLGNVGMALHHKLCHTLGGSFDLPHAQTHTVILPYALAYNAPAVPAVMRRIADAIGTEDAPTGMWQLAKELGAPVSLRDIGMPYEGIDRVLELTMMSAYPNPRPLDRAALRALLERAFAGELPQSNQ; this comes from the coding sequence ATGCAACAATTCACTTTTCAAAGCAGCTTTCCTCGCGTGGTCTTCGAGTCTGGAGCGATCCGGCATCTGGAGCGCGAAGTCGAACTTCTCGGCGCCAGCAAGGCCCTTGTCCTGTCGACGCCGGACCAGGCACACTACGCCGAAATGGTGGCGGACAGGCTAGGTAGCCGGTGCGCCGGCATCTTTGCCAATGCAGTCATGCATGTGCCCATCGAGGTTGCACGCGCTGCCCGCGACGAAGCCCGACGTCTGGGTGCCGACTGCGCCATTGCAATCGGCGGCGGCTCAACCACGGGGCTAGGAAAAGCGATCGCACTCGAATCTGCACTCCCTATCCTCGCGATACCCACGACCTATGCCGGCTCCGAAATGACGCCCATCTACGGTATCACCGACGCAGGCCTCAAGAAAACCGGCCGGGACATACGCGTACTACCGCGGGCCGTCCTGTACGATCCTGAGCTCACTACGACTCTCCCCTTCGCCATGTCCGTGACAAGCGGAATCAACGCAATCGCTCATGCCGCAGAAGGGCTCTACGCTCAAGATACCAATCCGATCATGGACCTTCTGGCGATTGAGGGCATCAGCGCCCTGGCAAAAGGGCTTCCTAAACTGAAAACAAATCTGGAAGACCGCGAAGGGAGGAGCGGTTGCCTATACGGTGCATGGCTGTGCGGCACTGTGTTAGGCAACGTCGGCATGGCACTCCATCACAAACTCTGTCATACGTTGGGCGGAAGCTTCGATTTGCCCCACGCACAGACGCATACCGTTATTCTTCCGTACGCGCTTGCATACAATGCACCGGCGGTCCCTGCGGTCATGCGACGCATTGCAGACGCAATTGGCACGGAGGACGCTCCAACCGGCATGTGGCAGCTTGCGAAGGAACTTGGCGCGCCCGTCTCGCTTCGCGATATCGGCATGCCTTATGAAGGCATCGATCGGGTCCTGGAACTGACAATGATGTCCGCCTACCCCAATCCGCGCCCGCTGGATCGGGCTGCGTTGCGCGCTCTTCTCGAGCGCGCGTTTGCCGGGGAGCTGCCACAGAGCAACCAGTGA
- a CDS encoding Dabb family protein produces the protein MWNLRGNTLGEKAEAALLLKKVFEELNGEVPGLRRLEIGIDISRTDYACDVVLYSEFDSREALDNYAFHPAHLRAKAMVGDLRIARHQVDYPVSGRL, from the coding sequence ATGTGGAATCTGCGAGGCAACACGCTCGGCGAAAAGGCCGAGGCGGCACTCCTCCTCAAAAAGGTCTTCGAAGAACTCAACGGTGAGGTCCCGGGGCTGCGTCGTCTCGAAATCGGTATAGACATCAGCCGAACGGACTATGCGTGCGACGTCGTCCTTTACAGTGAGTTTGACTCCCGGGAAGCGCTCGACAACTACGCCTTCCATCCTGCGCATCTGCGCGCCAAAGCAATGGTCGGCGATCTCCGGATTGCACGCCACCAGGTTGACTATCCCGTGTCAGGACGGTTGTGA